In the Streptomyces sp. SJL17-4 genome, GGCGGAGTCGTCCGCGCCCTGGGCGTCGTCGTGCTGCGGATGTTCGGCCCGGTCGGCCGGATGGCAGAGCGGAACGCGCTCCGCAACCCGCGCCGCACCGGCGCTACCGCCGCGGCCCTGATGATCGGCCTCGCGCTCGTCGCCGCACTGTCGGTCGTCGGCTCCTCGATGGTCGCCTCGGCCACCGACGAGCTGGACCGGTCCGTCGGCGCCGACTTCATCGTGCAGTCCGGCACCGGGCAGCCGATCGTCCCGCAGGCCCAGGCCGCCCTGGAGAAGGCCCCGGGCCTGGACCACGTCACCGAGTACCGGTGGGTCGACGCCACCGTCACCGACCCCGCCGGGAAGACCACGAAGGCCGACCTGGCCGCCACCGAGCCGTCGTACGTGGGGGACCTGCGTCGGGAGACCACCGCCGGCACCCTCACCGACGCGTACGGCAAGGGCGCGATGTCGGTCGGCAGCGACTACGCGACCGAGCACGGGGTGAAGGTCGGCGATGTCCTGACCGTCGCCTTCAAGGGCGGCGAGAAGGCGAAGCTGAAGGTCGCGGCGATCACCGCGGACACGGGGCAGGTCGACAAGGGGGCGATGTACACCAACGTCACCACCGTCGCCGAGTACGTCCCCGCCGACCGCATGCCGCAGAGCCTGCTGCTGCTCGCCAGCGCGAAGGACGGCCAGGAGACCGAGGCCTACCAGGCCCTCAAGGACGCGCTCGTGCCGTACCCGCAGTACAAGGTGAGCAACCAGGCCGACTACAAGGAACAGCTGCAGGACCAGGTCGGACAGCTGCTCAACATCGTGTACGGGCTCCTCGCCCTGGCGATCGTCGTCGCGATCCTTGGCGTCGTGAACACCCTGGCCCTGTCGGTCGTCGAGCGGACCCGGGAGATCGGCCTCATGCGGGCCATCGGCCTCTCGCGCCGCCAGCTGCGCCGCATGATCCGCCTGGAGTCGGTGGTGATCGCCCTGTTCGGCGCGCTGCTCGGCCTCGGCCTGGGCATGGGCTGGGGCACGGCCGCGCAGAAGCTCCTTGCGCTGGAGGGACTCGGGGTCCTGGAGATCCCGTGGCCGACGATCCTGACGGTCTTCGTCGGCTCGGCGTTCGTGGGGCTCTTCGCGGCGCTGGTCCCGGCGTTCCGGGCGGGCCGGATGAACGTCCTGAACGCGATCGCGAGCGAGTAGCGCGGTCGCGGGACGGAACGGGGGAAACGGGGGAGTACGGCCCCGGTGCGCACATGCACCGGGGCCGTACTGCTGCGCGGTCGGTCAGACCGTCAGCACCGGCACGTCGTACAGCGGGATGTGCTTGTCCCGCGTGACGAGTGTGAGTCCCTCGGTCTGCGCCTGGGCGATCAGTATCCGGTCGAAGGGGTCACGGTGGTGCGGCGGGAGAGCGCCCGCGCGGACGCCGTGCTCCGCGTTGATCGGCAGGGCCAGGAACTGGGTGTCCCTGGCCCGCTCCGCCACGTCGGTGGGGGCGTCGAGCTTACCGGTGGCCTGCTTGACGGAGAGCTCCCACGGAGTGACGGCGCTCATGTACACCCAGCGCTCCCTGGCCAGGAGTTCGCGGGTTTCGTCCGGAAGGTCGCCGTTGAGCCACCAGAGGACGACGTGCGTGTCGAGCAGAAGCCTCACTCGTCGGCTCCGAACGCCTCGTCGAAGCCTTCGGGAAGGTCGTCGAAGTCGTCGGCCACGGTGATGCGCCCCCGCAGGGAGCCGTAGTCGGTGCGGTGGACCTTCCCGGCCAGGGGGATCACCTTCGCGACAGGTTCCCCGGACTTGCTGATGATCACCTCCTCGCCGGTCGCGACCGCCTCCAGGATCTTGGAGAAGTGGGTCTTCGCCTCGTGGACGTTGTACTGCCGGGCTGCTTCCATCGCGGCCTCTCACAGCTAGGTGGAGCAAAGATGGACTAAGTACTGGACTAATCGTAGTGCTATGAGCCGACGGGCTGCCAGCTCCATCACCCTCCCGAGTGGCCCCGCTCCTTCGGGCGAGTGACGGTGGCACGTCGTAGGCTGGGGGACGACCGGGCCGTACGCGTCCGGTACCACCCCGGCCCGTGACACGTGTCGGGCTGTTCGCGTTGCCCGCCCCCGTCACCCACCGGGATGGAAAAGCTTCATGAGCCTGCACGGTCTGCTCGATGTCGTCGTCAAGGACGCGGCCCTCGCCGAGGCGGTGAAGGCCGCCGCCGACGGGAACCGCCCGCACGTCGACCTGGTCGGGCCCGCGGCCGCCCGGCCCTTCGCCGTCGCCGCGCTCGCCCGGGACTCGGGGCGGCCGGTGCTCGCGGTGACCGCGACCGGCCGGGAGGCCGAAGACCTCGCCGCCGCGTTGCGGTCCCTGCTCGACCCGGACACCGTCGTCGAGTACCCCTCCTGGGAGACCCTGCCCCACGAGCGGCTCTCGCCCCGGTCGGACACGGTGGGCCGCCGTCTCGCCGTGCTCCGTCGCCTCGCCCATCCGAGGGACGACGACCCGGCCGCCGGGCCCGTCAGCGTCGTCGTCGCGCCCATTCGTTCCGTGCTCCAGCCGCAGGTCAAGGGCCTCGGCGACCTGGAGCCCGTCGCGCTGCGGTCCGGCCGGACCGCTGATCTGAACGAGATCGTGGAGGGGCTCGCGGCCGCCGCGTACTCGCGCGTCGAGCTCGTCGAGAAGCGCGGCGAGTTCGCCGTACGCGGCGGCATCCTCGACGTCTTCCCGCCGACCGAGGAACACCCGCTCCGGATCGAGTTCTGGGGCGACGACGTCGAGGAGATCCGGTACTTCAAGGTCGCCGACCAGCGGTCCCTCGAAGTGGCCGAGCACGGGCTCTGGGCGCCGCCCTGCCGTGAGCTGCTGCTCACCGAGGACGTACGGGAGCGGGCGCGGGCGCTCGCCGAGGCGCATCCCGAGCTGGGCGAGCTGCTCAACAAGATCGCCGAGGGCATCGCCGTCGAGGGCATGGAGTCCCTCGCCCCCGTCCTCGTCGACGACATGGAGCTCCTCCTCGACGTGCTGCCGAAGGGCGCCATGGCCGTCGTCTGCGACCCGGAGCGGGTCAGGACCCGGGCGTCGGACCTGGTGGCGACCTCCCAGGAGTTCCTCCAGGCCTCCTGGGCGGCCACCGCCGGCGGCGGCGAGGCCCCGATCGACGTCGGCGCGGCCTCGCTGTGGGGGATCGCGGACGTCCGGGACCGGGCCCGCGAGCTGGGGATGTCCTGGTGGTCGGTGTCGCCGTTCGCGGCGGACGTGACGACGGACGGTGCCGACGGGGACACCCTCACGCTCGGCATGCACGCCCCCGAGTCCTACCGCGGCGACACCGCCCGTGCCCTCGCCGACACCAAGGGCTGGCTGGCCGACGGCTGGCGCACGGTCTACGTCACGGAGGCCCACGGCCCCGCGACCCGTACGGTCGAGGTCCTCGGCGGCGAGGGCATCGCCGCCCGCCTGGACGCGGACCTGGCCGAGATCTCCCCGTCGGTCGTGCACGTGGCGACCGGCTCCATCGACTACGGCTTCGTCGACGCGGCCCTCAAGCTCGCCGTCCTCACCGAGACCGACCTGTCCGGCCAGAAGGCGGCCGGCAAGGACGGCCAGCGGATGCCGGCCAAGCGCCGCAAGACCATCGACCCGCTGACCCTGGAGGTCGGCGACTACATCGTGCACGAGCAGCACGGTGTCGGCCGGTACGTGGAGATGGTCCAGCGGACCGTGCAGGGCGCGACCCGCGAGTACCTCCTCGTCGAGTACGCCCCCGCCAAGCGCGGCCAGCCCGGCGACCGGCTGTACATCCCGACCGACCAGCTGGAGCAGGTCACCAAGTACGTGGGCGGCGAGGCGCCGACCCTGCACCGGCTCGGCGGCGCGGACTGGACGAAGACGAAGGCGCGCGCGAAGAAGGCCGTCAAGGAGATCGCGGCCGACCTCATCAAGCTGTACTCGGCGCGCATGGCGGCCCCCGGGCACGCCTTCGGCTCCGACACCCCGTGGCAGCGCGAGCTGGAGGACGCCTTCCCGTACGCGGAGACGCCCGACCAGCTGTCCACCATCGCCGAGGTGAAGGAGGACATGGAGAAGACCGTCCCCATGGACCGTCTGATCTGCGGCGACGTGGGCTACGGCAAGACGGAGATCGCGGTACGCGCGGCCTTCAAGGCCGTCCAGGACGGCAAGCAGGTCGCCGTCCTCGTCCCGACGACGCTCCTCGTCCAGCAGCACTTCGGCACGTTCAGCGAGCGGTACTCCCAGTTCCCGGTGAAGGTGCGGGCGCTGTCCCGCTTCCAGACCGACACGGAGGCGAAGGCGACCCTGGAGGGCATGCGGGAGGGCTCGGTCGACGTCGTCATCGGCACCCACCGCCTCTTCGCCTCCGAGACCAAGTTCAAGGACCTGGGCCTGGTCATCGTCGACGAGGAGCAGCGCTTCGGCGTCGAGCACAAGGAGCAGCTGAAGAAGCTCCGCGCCAACGTCGACGTGCTGACCATGTCGGCCACCCCCATTCCCCGTACGCTCGAAATGGCGGTCACCGGCATCCGCGAGATGTCGACGATCACCACCCCGCCGGAGGAGCGCCACCCGGTCCTCACCTTCGTCGGCCCGTACGAGGAGAAGCAGATCGGCGCCGCGATCCGGCGTGAACTCCTGCGCGAGGGCCAGGTCTTCTACATCCACAACCGGGTCGACTCGATCGACCGGGCGGCGGCACGGCTGCGCGAGATCGTCCCCGAGGCGCGGATCGCGACCGCCCACGGCCAGATGTCCGAATCGGCCCTGGAACAGGTCGTCGTCGACTTCTGGGAGAAGAAGTTCGACGTCCTCGTCTCGACGACGATCGTCGAGTCCGGCATCGACATCTCCAACGCCAACACCCTGATCGTCGAGCGCGGCGACAACTTCGGCCTGAGCCAGCTGCACCAGCTGCGCGGTCGCGTCGGGCGTGGCCGCGAGCGGGGTTACGCGTACTTCCTGTACCCGCCGGAGAAGCCGCTCACGGAGACCGCGCACGAGCGGCTCGCGACGATCGCCCAGCACACCGAGATGGGGGCGGGCATGTACGTGGCCATGAAGGACCTGGAGATCCGCGGCGCGGGCAACCTGCTCGGCGGCGAGCAGTCCGGTCACATCGCGGGCGTCGGCTTCGACCTGTACGTACGGATGGTCGGCGAGGCGGTCGCGGACTACCGGGCGCAGATGGAGGGCGGGGTGGAGGAGGAGGCCCCGCTGGAGGTCAAGATCGAGCTGCCGGTCGACGCCCACATGCCGCACGACTACGCACCGGGCGAGCGGCTCCGGCTCCAGGCCTACCGCTCGATCGCCTCGGCGAACTCGGAGGAGGACATCAGGGCAGTCCGAGAGGAACTCACCGACCGCTACGGCAAGTTGCCGGAGCCGGTCGAGAACCTCCTGCTCGTGGCGGGCCTGCGGATGCTGGCGCGTGCGTGCGGGGTCGGTGAGATCGTGCTCCAGGGACCGAACATCCGTTTCGCGCCGGTGGAGTTGAGGGAGTCGCAGGAGCTGCGCCTGAAGCGCCTGTACCCGCGCACGGTCATCAAGCCGGCCGTCCACCAGATCCTGGTGCCGCGCCCGACGGCGGGCAAGATCGGCGGCAAGCCGGTGGTGGGTCGTGAACTGCTCGCGTGGACCGGGGAGTTCCTGACGACGATCCTCGGATCGTAGGCGTGTGATCACCCCCCGTCCGGCAGGATGTCCCCATGCCGGACGGGGGACGAGGGGGCTGGATGCTGCGAGGGTGGCTGCTGGGGGCGGGCCTGCTCGCCCTGGGGGCGGCGGGCGTCCTGTGGGCGCTGGACGGCGAGGACGCCGCGGGCCCGATGGAGCTGTCCGAGCGGACGGACCTGATCGCGATGGTCTGCGCGGTGGTGGGCGGGGTCGCGGTGCTCGCGACGTTGTGGCGGCGGCCGGAGGACGCGGACGCGGAGGCGGTCGCCCGGCTGGCCCGGGAGGTGAAGGCGATCGGCGAGCCCCAGTGGACCAGTTCCCTGGGCGGTGACCTCAAGGCCATCGACGTCACCTTCGCCTTCCGCCCGTACGCCGGTGCCCGTGCGGCCGCGCTCCCGGCGACACCTGCGGGGCGGCTCGAACGGGTCGTGGAGGACTACCGCGACCTGCGGCCCCGGCGGATGGTGATCACGGGGGAGCCGGGGGCCGGGAAGACGGTCCTGGCGCGCAAGTTCGTGATGAAGCTGATCGAGGTGCGGGCCGAGCACGAACCGGTGCCGGTGCTGATCTCCCTGGCCGACTGGGACGCGGGCGAGCCCTTCCGCGACTGGCTGACCCGGCACATCCAACGCGACTACGGCCTGCCGCCCGTGTCCGCCCGCCGGGTCGTCGCCGCCCGCATGGTCCTGCCGGTCCTGGACGGCCTGGACGAGATGGACGCGACGGGGACCGCCCCCGAGGGCTCCCGGGCGGCCCGTGCCCTGGACGCCCTGAGCGGCTATCAGGACGGCACCGACCCGGCGCCGCTGGTCCTCACCTGCCGGTCGCGGGAGTACGACGCGCTGGAGGCGGCGGGCAGTCACATCCTGGACGCGGCCCGCCTGGAGATCGCCTCGGTGACCCCGGCGCAGGCGGTGGACTTCCTGGCCCGGCGTGACGCGGCCCGTCGCCCGGCGCTGTGGGATCCGGTCCTCGACGAGCTGCGGACCGCGCCGGGGGGCGTCCTCTCCCGCGCGCTCTCCACGCCGTGGCGGCTGACGCTGGTGGCGATCGTCTACGACCGTGCGGGCGACCCCGGGGAGCTGCTGGTCCCCGCGACCCCGGACGCCGTGGCGGAGCTGTTGCTCGGCCGCTATGTGAAGGCGGCGGTGGAGAGGGCCCCGCACGCCCCCGGGCGGTTCCGGCCCGAGGACGTCCACCGCTGGCTGAGTGCGCTGGCGACGCACATGGACGGAGCGACGGACCTGCCGCTGTGGGACTTCGGCGGGCGGTTCGCGGGCAGGTGGCCGCGGGCCGTGGCGCTCGGAACGATGGCACTGGCGAGTGGGGCAGCCGCGATGGTCGGGGTGGCCCCGGTGTTCGGCCGGGGGTGGGCGGCCGCGGCAGGGCTCGCCGTGACGGTCGTCTGCCTGTTCTCGTCCGTGGTCATGAACGGGGACGATGCCCAGCAGGTGTGGCACATGCCGAGGATCGGGAGTCCGCTGTGGCGCGTGGGCCTGCGACGTGCGTGGCAGCCGGGACGACATCGCCTCTTGATGCTGCTCGGGATCGGTTCGTACCTGGTGCTGGCGGTGCTCGCCGCCACCGCCCTGGTGTGGGAGAACGCGGAGGACTGGCTGTTCCTCCTCGTCATTCTCTCGCTGGCCTCGATCCTCTACCTGAACCAGATGACCGCGCGTCTGGACGTCGCCACGGTGGGCCCGCCGGGCTGGGTCAGGGGTGGGGTCTACTTCTGGTCCGCGCTCCTCGTCGCGCAGGCCGCGGTCTCCTGGATGGCGAGGATGGACGATCGCCAGCTGCTGGACGCGGGCCTGGCGCTCGTGCTGCCCGTGACCGCTTCCTTCGGGGGTTGGGCGGTGGTCGAGTACGCCGTCGTCGTCCTCCTCCGCCGTGACATCCCGTTCCGCCTCGCCCGCTTCCTCGACTGGTCCGTCTCCGCCGGGCTCATGCGGACCTCCGGTGTCGCCTATCAGTTCCGGCACCGGGAGTTCCAGGAGTGGCTGCTGCGGCACCCCGTGCCGTAGTACGGGACGGGGTGCCGCGGCGGCTACAGCTCGTCCAGGTCCAGCGCCTCGGCCATCGCGCGGTAGCCCGCGTCGTTCGGGTGGAGGCCGTCGCCCGAGTCGTAGGCGGGGAGGATGCGGTCCGGGTCCGTCGGGTCCGCGACCGCGCGGTCGAGGTCGACGAGCGCGTCGTACGCGCCCGAGGTGCGGGCCCAGTCGTTGAAGGCGTCCCGCTTGGCCTCGTTGGCCGGGGTGTCGTAGAAGGAGCCCTTGACCGGGGTGAGGGTCGAGCCGATCACCTTCAGGCCCTTGGCGTGGGCCTGGCGGATCAGGGTGCGGTGGCCCTTGATCAGTTCGGTCACGGAGACGTCGGGGGTGGGCGCGGCGGGGAAGGTCACCGTGCTGCCGCCGATGTCGTTGATGCCTTCGAAGAGGATGACCGTACGGACGCCCCGCTCGTTCAGGACGTCCTCGCGGAAGCGGGTCAGGGCCTTCTCGCCGGCCCAGGTCGTGTCGTTGACGACCTGGTTGCCCGCGATCCCGTGGTTGAGGACCGCGCGCGGGCTGCCCGCCGCGGCGAGGCGCTCGGCGAGCTCGTCCGGATAGCGGTTGTCCGCATCCGTCGCGGAGCCCACGCCGTCGGTGATCGAGTCGCCGAAGGCGACGATGCCGTCGCGTCGGGCGGAGTCGCGGCCGCCGGTCACCTCGACGCCCGACAGGAAGTACCAGGACGTGCCGGTCTCCGTGAAGGCCGAGCCGGACACGTCCGCGCGGTGGTCGCCGGCGGCCCGGTAGCTGGTGGCGCCCGCGAACTGGTGGAAGGTGGCCGGGCCGGTCTCGCCCGCCAGGTAGAGGGTGACGGTCAGCGACTCGAAGGCCTCGACCGGGAACGGCGTACCGTCGCTGAGGAGGGTGCCGCCGACCGGGATCGTCGTGGACGAGCGGCCGTCGAAGCGCAGGGTGCGGACCGAACCCGCGCGCACCGCACCGCCCTCGGCCGTACGGGCGACGGTCGCGCCGGTGACGCGCAGCGGGGTGGTGCCGTAACGGTTGCTCAGCTCGATCCGGGCCCGCGTGCCGGCGGCGGTGACGCGGACGACCTGCCGCACGGTGTGGTTGTCGAAGCCCTGCTGCGACCAGTTGGGGGCGAGGGGCGCGCTGGGCGCCTGCGGGGACGCGGCCCAGGCGCCGCGCCAGGGCGATCCGGATCCCGCGTGGTCGGGGGTGGCGAGGGCGGTGGGGGCTAAGGCGAGGGTCGCCGTGGTGAGTACGGCTATCGCGGTACGACGGAGGGTGTGTGTGGCACTCATGTCCTCCGTCAATTGCTGACTGACGCGGGCTATTCCCCTCGCTCGGCATCTCCCGGCGGGAGTTGGGCCGTGAAGAGCAGGCCGGTGAGCTCGCGGAAGTACTCCTCGGGGTCCCGGTCGCCCACCGCACCGGTCACGTTGTGCGTCAGGAGCAGCGTCGCGAAACCGTGGGCGAGCGACCAGGCCGCGATGCCCGCCGCCCGGGCGTCCGGGACGTCCGTCAGGCCGGCGACGCCCGCGCGGAGTTCGGCGGAGGCGCGTTCCTTGGCGGCGAGGAGGTCCGGGTCGTCGGCGCGGAGCAGTTCCGGCTGGAACATGACCTGGAAGTGGGCGGGGTGGGCCGTCGCGAACCGTACGTAGCCGACCCCGCGTTCGCGCAGCTCGGGCGTTCCGGCGAGGGCCACGGCCAGGAGGTCGTACCCCTCGGTGGCGATCGCGGTGAGGAGTCCGGTGCGGTCCTTGAAGTGGTGGGCGGGTGCGGCGTGCGAGACGCCCGCGCGGCGCGCGAGGTCACGCAGGCTCAGCGCCCCGGGGCCCTCGGCGGTGATCACGTCGAGGGCGGCGTCGAGGACGGACTGCCGCAGGTCGCCGTGGTGGTAGGTGTTCCGGTTCCGGCTCGTCATGGCGGCAGCCTAGCCCTCATCTAGTCATTGACAAGTTCACGGGCGCGGGCACATCATCTTGTCAGTGACAAGATGATGTGGTCGACAAGGCGGTCGAAGATGAGGGAGCACGCCGTGGAACCCGGACGCGTACGTCAGATGTGGCACCTGCTCGAACCCCTGCACGCCCTGCTCTACTACGCCCCCGAGGCCTTCGACGAGGCCGCCGCCCTCGGCTACGACACCGGCGAGCGCTGGCCCTCCTACTTCGCCTGGCGGGCCGCGCCGCTCGGCGCGCCCGGCCCGGCCCTGGTGACCTCGGTGTTCTACAGCTTCAGCCCCGGGATGGTCGCCCGGTACGTCCCGGGCGAGGCGGCACCGAACCCGCCCGCGCAGCCCGCCGCCGTGCTCGCCGCCCGGCTCCGGGCCGTCGACCGCACCTACCGGGCCGTCCTCGGCGAGGACACGGTCAAGAGTCCTGAGCTCGCCGAGGCCGCCGCCCTCGCCCGGCGTGCCGCCGAGGCGGCTGGGGCGGAGGGGACGGCAGGGGCGGCAGGGGCGGAGCAGCGCCCGCTCGCCGCCGCCAACGCCGCCCTGCCCTGGCCCGAGGCCCCGCACCTGGTCCTCTGGCAGGCCGCGACGATCCTGCGCGAGCACCGGGGCGACGGACACATCGGCGCCCTCGTCGACGCGGGGCTCGACCCGGTCGAGTCGCTCGTCTCCTTCGCGGCGGTCGGCGCCGCGCCCGAGCGGGTCTTCGAGAGCCGGGGCTGGAGCGGCGAGGAGTGGGCGGCGGCGCGCGCCCGCCTCGCCGCCCGTGGGCTGGTGGACGCGGACGGGTTCGCCACCGAGGCCGGCCGCGCCCTGCGCGCCGAGGTCGAGCGGCGTACGGACGAACTCGCCGCCGCCCCCTGGACCGCCCTCGGCCCGGACGGCACGGCCCGCCTCGCGGAACTGCTCGGCGGGCCCTGGCTCGCCGCGATCGGCTCCGGCCTGCTGCCCTCCGAGAACACGCTGGGCATCGGCAAGGTGTGAGCGGGGGCGGTCAGGTGCCGGGGAACGCGAAGGGGCCCGGGTGTCGCACGTGCGACACCCGGGCCCCTTCCCCCGTCTGATCTGAAGCGCGTCAGAAGCGCATCAGAAGCGCATCAGAAGCCCTTCAGAAGAGCATCAGAAGAGCATCTCCCCGGCGGGGAAGCTCGAACCGACCTTCACGCGCGGGGCGTAGCCGCCGGCGCCGTCGCCCTTGTAGAAGTAGAGGTCTCCCGCGGACTCACGGCCGATCAGATCGGCCTTCCCGTCGCCGTTCAGGTCGCCGGGGGCGGCGAGCTCGTCGTAGACCTGCCAGCCGTGGCCGATCGCCCTGCGCTCGGCGAGGGTTCCGTCGCCCTTCCCCTCCTGGAGCCAGAGGTTGCCGGCCTCGTCGATGGCGAGGAGGTCGGCCGTGCCGGGCGCGTTCACCGTATCGGCGAAGTCCGTGGCGACCACGGACCGGTAGCCGGCCCAGTCGCCGCTGGTGTCCAGGATCTGTGTGCGCGGGGCGTAGCTGTTCTCCCCGGTTCCCTTGTGGAGCCAGAGCTTGTCCGCGACGCGGGTGATCAGGTCGGCGGTGCCGTCACCGTCGAAGTCGCCGGGGGCGAGGAGCGCGTCGTCGGTCAGGAAGCCGGTGCCGGCCTGGTGGCGGGTGCCGCCGGAGTACGTACCGTCCACCGGGCTGAGCGGGTAGTGCCACAGGACGCCGGCCGTGTCGATGGCGGCAAGGGTCGTTCCCTGCCGGGCGACCTCCTTCATCATGCCCCAGCCGAAGCCGACCTTGCACGGCTTGGCGAGGGAGGCGGTGTCACCGGTGGCGCGGCCCTCGTAGCGGTAGAGCCCGCCGGCCGCGTCACGCCGGTACACGGCGCCGGGGGTGGCCTCGTGGGCGCCGCAGTCCTTCCAATAGGCCGCTCCGCGGAGCGGCAGGTGGTCGGAGATCCACTTGCCGGTGGTCGTCTTCGGCTCGGCGGGTACGTCACCGACCACGCCGCGGAAGAACTGGGCGCTGAAGAAGGTGTAGTCGAGCTTCTGCACACGGGTCTGGTGTGTCGACTCGTACATCGTCAGCTCGCCCACCCGGCACCGCGTCAGGCCGGGGGTCTGGCAGTTGCCGTACGGGCTGATGTCGTCGAAGTCGGTCTCGTCGGCCTCGATGAACGTGCCGTACGCGCCGTCGCCGGTGGCCGGCTCGTAGAAGCGGTTGAGGACGTCTCCCCAGGGCGAGGAGTTGAAGTCGCCGCTGAGGATGACGGGGATGCCCGCCTGCTCCCACTCCTTGGACTTGCTGACCAGGGCGTCGGCCTCCCTGGTCATCACCTGGTGCCGCGCCAGCTTGTCCTTGTACGCGGCGATCTCCGCGGCGGTGGCGTCCGGGCCGGGGTCGGTGGGGACGTTCGGGGCGCCCCACCACAGGTGTACGGAGCAGGCCCAGGTCAGGCGGTTCTGCACCCAGGACTTGATGCAGGGGGACTTGATGTCCTCGCCGTTGGCGCCCGGAACGGTCTGCTGGATCGCGGCCTTCGTGTCCAGGGTGAGGTTCGTGGACTCGACGAAGGAGCCTCGGACGAACACGGCCATGCCGTAGCTGCGGGGGGTGCCGCTCCCGGACGAGTCGACGCAGAGCGGCCGGCCGGCCGAGTTGTAGAGGCTCGCGGCCGGGACGGTCTCGACGAAGCGACCGGTGTAGCCGCGGGGCTTGAGGCTCGCGTCCATGCGGTTGAACTGGTAGCTGCAGATCTCGACGAGGAAGATGTAGTCGGCGTTCCAGACGCCGCCCGCCGTCTCGTCGACGATCGTCTTGTGGCGGGCGTCGTCCTCCTCCCGCGTGGCGTTGCATCCCTCGGTGCCACTGCTGCCACAGATGTTGTACGTGAACGTCCTGATGGGCGGGGCGGTCGCGTAGGACACCGTGTCCGCCAGCGCCTGAGGTGCGGACACCATCGTCGCCGCGCATATGAAGGCCAAGGTGGCCAAAAGGGCCCTGACCGGTCCGAATCTTCGCAAGTGAACCCCTCCTGATGGAGCGTTATGGAAGGGGTGAACGTTAGTCGAATGCGCGTTCCATTCGGAAAGCGGGTGGTCGACCGTCCAGGTCTCGGCGTCCGCGACCGGCCTAGAAT is a window encoding:
- a CDS encoding VCBS repeat-containing protein, whose product is MVSAPQALADTVSYATAPPIRTFTYNICGSSGTEGCNATREEDDARHKTIVDETAGGVWNADYIFLVEICSYQFNRMDASLKPRGYTGRFVETVPAASLYNSAGRPLCVDSSGSGTPRSYGMAVFVRGSFVESTNLTLDTKAAIQQTVPGANGEDIKSPCIKSWVQNRLTWACSVHLWWGAPNVPTDPGPDATAAEIAAYKDKLARHQVMTREADALVSKSKEWEQAGIPVILSGDFNSSPWGDVLNRFYEPATGDGAYGTFIEADETDFDDISPYGNCQTPGLTRCRVGELTMYESTHQTRVQKLDYTFFSAQFFRGVVGDVPAEPKTTTGKWISDHLPLRGAAYWKDCGAHEATPGAVYRRDAAGGLYRYEGRATGDTASLAKPCKVGFGWGMMKEVARQGTTLAAIDTAGVLWHYPLSPVDGTYSGGTRHQAGTGFLTDDALLAPGDFDGDGTADLITRVADKLWLHKGTGENSYAPRTQILDTSGDWAGYRSVVATDFADTVNAPGTADLLAIDEAGNLWLQEGKGDGTLAERRAIGHGWQVYDELAAPGDLNGDGKADLIGRESAGDLYFYKGDGAGGYAPRVKVGSSFPAGEMLF